From a single Phragmites australis chromosome 7, lpPhrAust1.1, whole genome shotgun sequence genomic region:
- the LOC133925484 gene encoding uncharacterized protein LOC133925484, protein MGKSIGLAIDFSRAGFTALNWADKYLLPTLNNREDKIYIIHIKPGNNPHLIHDKKFNQIEDLKDHYPEGNWNAVIDTTWNYKSIVSVKVYEGEDIPAMLKHVSDDVLRLNTLIVGSATLEDGGGPNTSPQVSRYLVDHPTRCSIVISKEL, encoded by the exons ATGGGGAAATCAATAGGGCTGGCCATCGACTTCTCGAGGGCTGGCTTCACGGCACTGAACTGGGCAGACAAGTATCTGCTGCCCACGCTCAACAACAGGGAGGACAAGATCTACATCATTCACATCAAACCGGGTAACAACCCGCACCTGATTCATG ATAAGAAATTCAATCAAATCGAGGATCTCAAGGACCATTATCCGGAGGGGAACTGGAATGCTGTCATTGACACAACGTGGAACTATAAG AGCATTGTTTCCGTCAAGGTCTACGAAGGAGAAGATATCCCGGCGATGCTGAAGCACGTTAGCGACGACGTGCTTCGGCTCAACACCCTGATCGTTGGAAGTGCAACACTAGAAGACGGTGGAGG GCCGAACACCAGTCCGCAAGTAAGCCGGTACCTCGTGGATCACCCTACCAGATGCAGCATCGTGATCTCAAAGGAATTATAG